One genomic window of Onychostoma macrolepis isolate SWU-2019 chromosome 25, ASM1243209v1, whole genome shotgun sequence includes the following:
- the trim44 gene encoding tripartite motif-containing protein 44 has product MDTSRGCWDSCFIEDDLPQMDGTCDACEPDEPQSAAWMCTLCRFAFCSSHADKHSQSTGHQLQPYNTPDPQAEHGPLKDCQVSENAAEGAEATNNDEHKPAKRDTVTVERLKCKEHDQEGSLYCQHDQRIICVLCAVQGEHREHEIITLKEAYLWQKSKEGIDLLERTHEISEKIKAKWISPDMSAEELEQYVNQQFDELHRLVRLEEWRVLHLVDLKEAFLTAQASEKISEISVHTEKLQEEMDSITQQLSELDQVEEDGVAPMSLAPLLAARPPRPPEAFVEPMPLIPDLRLRAANQRRDPEDPSVDEDREDAYIGHAP; this is encoded by the exons ATGGATACATCGAGAGGATGCTGGGACAGCTGCTTTATTGAGGATGATTTGCCACAGATGGATGGCACATGTGATGCGTGTGAACCGGACGAGCCTCAGTCAGCTGCTTGGATGTGCACACTCTGTCGCTTTGCCTTCTGCTCTAGCCATGCAGACAAACATTCACAAAGCACTGGTCACCAACTCCAGCCGTACAATACCCCAGACCCTCAGGCAGAGCATGGGCCACTGAAAGACTGCCAGGTGTCTGAAAACGCAGCAGAGGGGGCGGAGGCCACTAATAATGATGAGCATAAACCAGCGAAAAGAGACACTGTGACAGTGGAGAGGCTGAAATGTAAGGAGCATGACCAAGAGGGTTCGCTCTACTGTCAACACGACCAGCGGATCATTTGTGTGCTGTGTGCTGTGCAGGGCGAGCACAGAGAACATGAGATTATCACTCTCAAAGAGGCCTACCTGTGGCAGAAG agCAAAGAAGGCATTGACTTACTGGAGCGCACACATGAAATATCAGAAAAGATCAAGGCCAAATGGATCAGCCCAGAT ATGAGTGCAGAAGAGCTGGAGCAGTATGTGAACCAGCAGTTTGATGAGCTGCATAGGCTGGTTCGCCTGGAGGAGTGGCGTGTTCTGCACCTGGTGGATCTAAAGGAAGCGTTCCTCACTGCCCAGGCCTCTGAGAAGATATCTGAGATTAGTGTCCACACTGAAAAACTGCAGGAGGAAATGGATTCTATCACACAACAGCTGAGTGAATTGGATCAGGTAGAGGAGGATGGAGTCGCCCCTATGTCCCTGGCCCCACTGTTGGCTGCCAGACCACCACGTCCACCTGAAGCTTTTGTGGAGCCCATGCCACTG ATTCCTGATTTAAGGCTAAG AGCAGCCAATCAAAGGAGGGACCCAGAAGATCCTTCAGTAGATGAAGACAGAGAAGATGCATATATTGGACATGCACCCTAA